A portion of the Shewanella sp. SNU WT4 genome contains these proteins:
- a CDS encoding GNAT family N-acetyltransferase yields the protein MAWHIAKFEHLSVQTLYQILKLRVDVFVVEQACAYPELDGKDCLDDSRHVWFQSEVGDILAYARILPAGASYLHPAIGRVIVASASRGKGLAQELMQLAVAYCQQTWPGKPVDIGAQHHLLAFYQGVGFEAISEVYLEDGIPHIDMRLQP from the coding sequence ATGGCGTGGCACATTGCAAAATTTGAGCACTTATCAGTACAAACCTTATATCAAATCTTAAAGCTTAGGGTCGATGTGTTCGTCGTCGAACAAGCCTGCGCTTACCCTGAGCTTGATGGTAAAGATTGCTTGGATGATAGCCGCCATGTTTGGTTTCAAAGTGAGGTTGGCGATATCTTAGCTTATGCCCGCATTTTACCTGCGGGCGCCAGTTATCTGCATCCTGCCATTGGCCGCGTTATCGTGGCCTCGGCCTCGCGCGGTAAAGGTTTAGCCCAAGAGTTAATGCAGCTTGCGGTGGCTTATTGCCAACAAACTTGGCCGGGCAAACCGGTAGATATTGGCGCGCAGCATCACTTACTGGCTTTTTATCAGGGGGTAGGTTTTGAAGCGATTTCAGAAGTGTATTTAGAAGATGGTATTCCCCATATCGACATGCGCTTGCAGCCTTAG
- a CDS encoding mechanosensitive ion channel family protein yields the protein MAKDQLEQELAQLQGVYQYISEFLVRYSFQLIGAGIIFLLGLWLANKLAKLITRQFEKHKIDVTLGNFVSNLVRIIVIVMVVIIVMGKLGISITPMVAAIGAASLGAGLAIQGMLSNYAAGVTLIVTRPFVIGNTIEIKGINGIVKDIRLGATILINEDGEQISIPNKMIIGDVLHNSFDYRLVESQFTVSVEHDVEAVIALLNASLQQSELVSKQPDFQVGINNLTNVGIELGVRYFVKTSHYYHSKYQVNLALLHSLKQANISLACPIREIHLLS from the coding sequence ATGGCAAAGGATCAGCTAGAGCAGGAATTGGCGCAACTGCAAGGTGTGTACCAGTACATCAGTGAGTTTTTAGTGCGCTACAGTTTTCAACTGATAGGCGCTGGCATCATTTTCTTATTGGGGCTGTGGCTGGCTAACAAGCTCGCCAAATTGATTACCCGTCAATTTGAAAAACATAAGATAGATGTCACCTTAGGCAATTTTGTCAGCAACTTAGTGCGCATTATTGTGATTGTGATGGTGGTCATAATAGTTATGGGTAAGCTTGGTATTAGCATTACCCCTATGGTGGCGGCGATTGGTGCGGCATCCCTTGGTGCTGGCCTTGCCATTCAAGGCATGCTGTCAAATTACGCGGCCGGTGTCACCTTAATAGTCACGCGCCCCTTTGTAATAGGTAACACCATAGAAATTAAAGGCATTAACGGCATAGTGAAGGATATTCGCCTCGGCGCCACTATTCTGATTAATGAAGATGGCGAGCAAATCAGTATTCCCAACAAGATGATTATTGGCGATGTGCTGCATAACTCATTTGATTATCGCTTGGTAGAAAGCCAATTTACTGTGAGCGTCGAGCATGATGTCGAAGCTGTGATTGCGCTACTAAACGCCAGTTTGCAGCAGTCGGAATTAGTGAGTAAACAGCCTGATTTTCAAGTGGGGATAAATAATCTCACCAATGTCGGCATAGAACTTGGCGTGCGTTATTTTGTGAAAACCAGCCATTACTATCACAGCAAATATCAGGTGAATTTAGCCTTATTGCATAGCCTCAAACAGGCCAATATTTCACTGGCCTGCCCGATTCGCGAAATCCATTTACTGTCCTAA
- a CDS encoding DUF465 domain-containing protein: MFPQYRELISELKVSNHHFQRIFDEHNQLDHEINNIEKHPAEFAEELSAKKLRKLALKEELLVILKQHETA; this comes from the coding sequence ATGTTTCCACAATATCGAGAGTTAATTTCTGAACTTAAAGTGAGCAATCATCATTTTCAGCGAATTTTTGATGAGCATAATCAACTCGATCATGAGATCAATAATATTGAAAAGCATCCGGCTGAATTTGCTGAAGAATTAAGTGCGAAGAAACTGCGTAAATTAGCGTTAAAAGAAGAATTACTGGTGATACTTAAGCAGCATGAAACCGCTTAA
- the udp gene encoding uridine phosphorylase, whose amino-acid sequence MADVFHLGLTKQMLDGASLAIVPGDPERVKRIAETMENPVFLASHREYTSYLGYLNGKAVVVCSTGIGGPSTSIAVEELAQLGVTTFLRVGTTGAIQPHVNVGDVIVTQASVRLDGASLHFAPMEFPAVADFTCTTAMVAACRDAGVEPHVGITASSDTFYPGQERYDTVSGRVTRRFKGSMQEWQEMGVLNYEMESATLFTMCASQGWRAACVAGVIVNRTQQEIPDEASMKKTESHAVGIVVDAARKLLA is encoded by the coding sequence ATGGCTGATGTATTTCATCTAGGTTTGACTAAGCAAATGTTAGATGGTGCGAGTTTAGCTATCGTGCCTGGCGATCCAGAAAGAGTAAAACGCATTGCAGAAACTATGGAAAACCCAGTGTTTCTTGCAAGTCACAGAGAGTACACCAGTTATCTTGGCTATTTGAACGGCAAAGCCGTCGTCGTGTGCTCAACGGGTATCGGTGGCCCATCAACGTCAATTGCCGTTGAAGAATTAGCCCAATTGGGCGTGACTACCTTCCTGCGCGTTGGTACCACAGGCGCCATTCAGCCGCATGTGAATGTGGGCGATGTGATTGTGACGCAAGCGTCAGTGCGTTTAGATGGTGCTAGCTTGCATTTTGCGCCGATGGAATTCCCAGCGGTGGCAGATTTTACTTGTACTACCGCTATGGTGGCTGCGTGTCGTGATGCCGGTGTTGAGCCGCATGTGGGCATTACTGCTTCATCTGATACCTTCTACCCAGGTCAAGAGCGCTACGATACCGTAAGCGGCCGCGTAACTCGCCGTTTTAAAGGCTCAATGCAAGAATGGCAAGAAATGGGCGTACTGAACTATGAGATGGAATCAGCGACCTTATTTACCATGTGTGCCTCACAAGGCTGGCGCGCTGCCTGCGTTGCGGGCGTAATCGTTAACCGCACTCAGCAAGAAATTCCTGATGAAGCCAGCATGAAGAAAACTGAATCTCATGCGGTTGGTATAGTGGTTGATGCCGCGCGTAAGCTGCTGGCATAA
- a CDS encoding PilX N-terminal domain-containing pilus assembly protein yields the protein MQYKQQGAVLAIGLVFLLVLTLVGVAGSSQSLLGERLASNDKQVTEAFMAAETGLVNAVTWLDNPLNAASWGKSDDCLTAINASKNTDSMARLSPTDSTSKIAASWQITSLQFTDNNATIVSCGNIADSGVNRCLTITYAKGSGGGNLAAMNIIGNITKFDTANSNNFQVVGANGGPAIATNSADNVNMIVDDIKDKGHMDNYVGGIEEVKFDDPFGDPEKMAQYIAAIKAEWTAMATSDPKKGIAPSNMGTEQNPKITYHQGDLSLKGRNTGAGILVVAGNLTISGNNLAYDGMIIVTGESFQLNGGGNHEVNGAIVFANPVQSSSGEWSFGEADASFELDINGGGNTSFTYDADALKKARDLLSDNNIAKDMWQIDDSGSDGTASKGKVMNWDTHSKT from the coding sequence ATGCAATACAAACAACAAGGCGCAGTACTAGCCATAGGGCTAGTTTTTTTACTGGTGCTAACCTTAGTCGGGGTTGCAGGCTCCAGCCAATCTCTTCTCGGTGAGCGTCTGGCCAGTAATGATAAACAAGTAACTGAGGCCTTTATGGCCGCAGAGACAGGCCTAGTCAATGCCGTGACCTGGCTTGATAATCCACTCAACGCCGCCAGTTGGGGCAAATCGGACGATTGCCTAACGGCTATAAATGCGAGTAAAAATACCGATAGCATGGCCAGACTGTCGCCAACTGACAGCACCAGTAAAATCGCCGCCAGTTGGCAAATTACTAGCCTGCAATTCACGGATAACAATGCCACTATCGTTAGCTGCGGCAACATCGCCGACTCAGGCGTTAATCGCTGCTTAACCATTACTTATGCCAAAGGGTCTGGTGGCGGTAACTTAGCCGCGATGAACATCATAGGTAACATCACAAAATTCGATACCGCTAACAGCAACAATTTTCAAGTAGTCGGTGCTAACGGCGGACCTGCTATCGCAACCAACTCGGCTGACAACGTGAACATGATAGTCGACGACATCAAAGATAAAGGACACATGGACAACTATGTGGGTGGCATTGAGGAGGTCAAGTTCGACGATCCCTTTGGTGACCCAGAAAAAATGGCGCAATACATAGCTGCTATTAAGGCAGAGTGGACCGCCATGGCAACGTCAGATCCTAAGAAGGGTATCGCTCCCAGTAACATGGGAACAGAACAGAACCCAAAAATAACCTACCACCAAGGCGACCTGAGCCTAAAAGGTAGAAATACCGGCGCTGGCATCTTAGTCGTGGCGGGTAATTTAACTATCTCGGGAAATAATCTCGCTTACGACGGCATGATTATAGTTACAGGGGAATCCTTCCAGCTGAACGGCGGGGGGAATCATGAAGTTAATGGCGCAATAGTGTTCGCCAATCCGGTTCAGTCTAGCAGCGGCGAGTGGTCTTTCGGTGAGGCTGATGCGAGTTTCGAGCTTGATATCAATGGCGGTGGTAATACATCTTTCACCTATGATGCCGATGCACTTAAGAAGGCCAGAGATTTACTGAGCGACAACAACATTGCCAAGGACATGTGGCAAATTGATGATTCTGGCTCAGACGGCACCGCCAGCAAGGGCAAGGTAATGAACTGGGATACCCATAGCAAAACCTAA
- a CDS encoding prepilin-type N-terminal cleavage/methylation domain-containing protein: protein MHTPVTFVQTRQAGLSLIELMISLSLGLVVMLGAAQIFVSANLAYSETQRFAQLQGDISLTSDLLAADVQAATSVSQVDDANGNSILTLTVGAQNVVYTLASGVLTRTVGGVAEAISEQVASFKGQCIAKDMGHSCASPLMVRLALGINSTNGSDNRIHLLEFNVAVRNNVLAVKFSS, encoded by the coding sequence ATGCATACTCCCGTGACATTCGTCCAAACAAGACAAGCCGGACTATCACTGATTGAATTAATGATCAGCCTCTCACTGGGGTTGGTTGTGATGTTGGGCGCCGCGCAAATTTTTGTCAGTGCCAACTTGGCCTATAGCGAAACTCAGCGTTTTGCTCAGCTGCAAGGGGATATCTCTCTCACCAGCGATTTGCTGGCCGCAGATGTACAGGCGGCAACATCGGTAAGCCAGGTCGATGACGCTAACGGCAACAGCATACTTACGCTCACTGTTGGAGCGCAGAATGTCGTCTACACCTTAGCTTCCGGCGTATTAACCCGCACTGTAGGCGGCGTTGCCGAAGCTATTTCCGAGCAAGTGGCCAGTTTCAAAGGCCAATGCATAGCCAAAGATATGGGGCATTCTTGCGCCAGTCCTTTGATGGTGCGACTCGCGCTAGGCATAAATTCAACGAACGGCAGTGATAATCGTATTCACTTGCTCGAATTTAACGTCGCTGTACGTAACAACGTCTTGGCGGTTAAATTTTCCAGTTAA
- the pilV gene encoding type IV pilus modification protein PilV, with protein sequence MKMFMHKQKRQQGFSLIEVLITAFIVAFGVLGMAALQLKTLQISHSAYQRSIASVIATDAVERLWGNMAMDTPLTSDKLQQEWLAHWQQTATNQTLPGLNLSLINTAGTNTYVITVSWGEARFGANDVASQFSYSVDLYPSIGGP encoded by the coding sequence ATGAAGATGTTCATGCACAAGCAAAAACGCCAACAAGGTTTTTCACTGATTGAGGTGTTAATTACCGCCTTTATCGTCGCCTTCGGGGTGCTAGGCATGGCCGCGCTGCAACTCAAAACACTACAGATCAGCCATTCTGCCTACCAGCGCAGCATTGCCAGCGTGATCGCCACGGATGCCGTTGAACGTCTGTGGGGTAATATGGCCATGGATACCCCGCTCACGTCAGATAAATTGCAACAGGAATGGCTGGCCCACTGGCAACAAACAGCCACAAACCAAACCTTGCCGGGGTTAAACCTGAGTCTTATCAACACAGCTGGCACTAATACCTATGTCATTACCGTCAGTTGGGGCGAGGCCCGTTTCGGCGCCAACGATGTGGCATCACAGTTTAGCTATTCCGTCGATCTATACCCAAGTATCGGAGGCCCGTAA
- a CDS encoding GspH/FimT family pseudopilin, with protein MNQAYSACQRGFTLVELMVTVAIIGIVAAIGAPSFADMIRDNTARSQANQLLATMHYARSEAIKRQATVEVTISGVKGWKAEVKTGTTVLKEIDNSTTGTSVSAAKLGFDLRGRRSAGSPNCIDITYGGYQRQLQAGIGGTLKLVSGSCQGGSV; from the coding sequence ATGAATCAGGCATACTCGGCCTGTCAGCGGGGATTTACCTTGGTAGAACTCATGGTGACGGTCGCCATCATAGGAATTGTAGCCGCCATCGGCGCGCCCTCTTTTGCGGATATGATCCGAGATAACACTGCGCGCAGTCAGGCCAACCAACTGCTGGCCACTATGCATTATGCCCGCTCTGAAGCTATCAAGCGTCAGGCAACCGTCGAGGTCACCATCAGCGGTGTTAAGGGCTGGAAAGCCGAAGTGAAAACCGGTACCACAGTGCTGAAAGAGATAGATAACTCCACCACAGGCACCTCTGTCAGTGCCGCCAAACTCGGTTTCGATTTACGCGGACGACGCAGCGCCGGCTCACCCAATTGTATCGATATCACCTACGGTGGTTATCAGCGCCAACTGCAGGCAGGGATCGGCGGCACACTCAAGCTAGTTAGCGGCAGTTGTCAGGGTGGGTCCGTATGA
- a CDS encoding type IV pilin protein, with amino-acid sequence MHKNSNKTSSRGFTLIELMITVAIIAVLASIALPSYQEHVLKTRRTDAHDALINAAQRLERQYTSTNTYIGSAIAKDVEFASPGGFYGVKATVLTAGTYTLSAIAKSPQDKDTACSTMTMTHTGAQTPTTCW; translated from the coding sequence ATGCATAAAAATTCAAACAAAACGAGCAGCCGTGGCTTTACCTTGATAGAGCTGATGATCACAGTTGCCATCATAGCGGTATTGGCAAGTATTGCGCTGCCCTCTTATCAGGAACATGTGCTCAAGACCCGCAGGACAGATGCTCATGATGCACTCATCAATGCGGCTCAACGTCTCGAACGTCAGTACACCTCAACCAACACTTATATTGGCAGCGCCATAGCCAAAGATGTTGAGTTTGCTTCTCCAGGCGGATTTTACGGCGTCAAGGCCACAGTGCTAACTGCTGGAACCTATACCTTAAGCGCCATCGCCAAATCACCACAAGATAAAGACACAGCTTGCAGCACTATGACAATGACGCACACAGGAGCGCAAACCCCTACGACTTGTTGGTAA
- a CDS encoding NfeD family protein → MSMVQAEFLWLGVGIGLILAEVIVPGGIVILLGLACLIVAAALALGLVVGVAPSFTLWFMVSIVLLLGFRQVTQKLIGGDKHIDNTDEDLDIYNQTAVVIAAIGPGESQGRIEFQGSQWPALGDGTVIAVGANVRIICRENIALVVEPLAPEQAD, encoded by the coding sequence ATGAGTATGGTGCAAGCGGAATTTCTGTGGCTCGGGGTGGGCATAGGTCTCATCTTGGCTGAGGTGATTGTTCCTGGGGGCATAGTGATTTTACTCGGGCTGGCTTGTCTTATCGTGGCGGCGGCCTTGGCACTTGGCTTAGTGGTTGGTGTGGCGCCGAGTTTTACCTTGTGGTTTATGGTCTCGATTGTATTGCTGCTGGGCTTTAGGCAAGTAACGCAAAAGCTGATTGGCGGCGATAAACATATTGATAATACCGATGAAGACTTAGATATTTACAATCAAACCGCTGTGGTGATTGCCGCCATTGGCCCGGGGGAATCCCAAGGGCGCATTGAGTTTCAAGGCAGTCAGTGGCCAGCATTAGGCGATGGCACTGTGATAGCTGTTGGCGCCAACGTACGGATAATTTGCCGTGAAAACATAGCCCTAGTGGTTGAACCGCTAGCGCCCGAACAAGCTGATTAA
- a CDS encoding slipin family protein, with protein MLIFTVLFLVLIFIVYKWILIVPMRDVHVIERLGKFKSVLSPGFHFLIPFIDRVAYRHDTREQVLDVPPQSCISKDNTQLEVDGLVYLKVMDGKEASYGIENYRMAAVNLAQTTMRSEIGKLTLSETFSERDKLNDSIVREIDKASAPWGIKVLRYELKNITPSRHVIHTLEKQMEAERRKRAEITLANAEKAAMINLSEGERQEAINISEGQKQKRINEAKGTAQEISIVANAQAQGLAMVGEALTHSGAQAAMDMQLKQQFINEFGKVIAIADVAIVPSELAKIDGFFTGMEQVSSTIAAQQVNGGKA; from the coding sequence ATGCTAATTTTTACTGTGCTGTTTTTAGTGCTCATTTTTATTGTCTACAAATGGATTTTGATTGTGCCGATGCGCGACGTGCATGTGATTGAGCGCTTAGGCAAGTTTAAAAGCGTGCTGTCCCCAGGCTTTCACTTCTTAATACCTTTTATTGACCGAGTGGCCTATCGCCACGATACCCGCGAGCAAGTGCTAGATGTGCCGCCGCAATCTTGTATTTCTAAAGACAATACTCAGCTTGAGGTTGATGGATTAGTGTATCTCAAAGTCATGGATGGCAAAGAAGCTAGCTATGGCATTGAAAACTATCGTATGGCGGCAGTGAATTTAGCGCAAACCACTATGCGCTCTGAGATAGGTAAATTGACCTTAAGTGAAACCTTTTCTGAGCGCGATAAACTTAATGACTCCATAGTGCGCGAAATTGATAAGGCCTCGGCGCCTTGGGGCATTAAAGTGTTGCGCTATGAGCTTAAAAACATTACGCCTTCGCGTCACGTCATTCATACCCTTGAAAAACAAATGGAAGCCGAGCGGCGTAAACGCGCCGAAATCACCTTAGCCAATGCCGAAAAGGCGGCCATGATTAATCTGTCTGAAGGCGAACGCCAAGAGGCGATTAATATCTCTGAAGGCCAAAAGCAAAAACGTATTAATGAAGCTAAAGGCACGGCGCAAGAAATTAGTATTGTGGCTAATGCGCAGGCGCAAGGGCTTGCCATGGTAGGGGAAGCCCTGACTCATAGCGGCGCGCAAGCCGCCATGGATATGCAGCTTAAACAGCAGTTTATTAATGAGTTTGGCAAGGTGATTGCCATTGCCGATGTGGCCATAGTGCCAAGTGAGTTGGCTAAGATAGATGGCTTTTTTACTGGCATGGAGCAAGTGTCATCCACCATAGCGGCGCAGCAAGTTAACGGGGGCAAAGCATGA